A DNA window from Ranitomeya imitator isolate aRanImi1 chromosome 2, aRanImi1.pri, whole genome shotgun sequence contains the following coding sequences:
- the LOC138663546 gene encoding oocyte zinc finger protein XlCOF6-like — protein MDMDRDMMAERILHLTLEILFRLTGEDYTVVKKTSSECGQNPVSETCGRPLSTMIGPSPHPLIHEDINDQKILELTYKMIELLTGEVPIRCQDVAVYFSMEEWEYLEGHKDLYNDTVMDVHHPVISPDLSSKRTTPERCPRPLLPQNYKQEDPNAPQDHQGEDLTHINTTETYVRGYEWCKEEIPTHDFPDDCTRRSDYIEITQDTIKVNAITPDITSSIHSKDLSCDPLKHVLSSKSLPMTKENQSHKISIKKQTAPEAKKPFSRSEYGNSFPLKNSFFKHQKIHTAENRYSCSECGKCFYQKSDLVRHERIHTGEKPFSCSECGKCFRDKSTLFTHQITHTREKPFVCSECGKCFNRKVALFKHQRVHTAEKPFSCSECGKGFNRKAHLDSHQRTHTGEKPFSCSECGKCFYWKSRLDIHQKTHTGEKPFFCSQCGKCFTEKSKFIRHQITHTGEKPFSCSECGKCFRDKSTLFIHQRTHTGEKPFLCSECGKCFNHKSALFKHQRVHTGEKPFSCSECGKCFNRKAHLDSHRRIHTGEKPFSCSECGKCFVDKSSLKKHQRSHTGEKPFSCSECGKCFNHKSALDNHQRIHTGRKPFSCSECGKCFNRKADLDRHKRTHTGEKPFYCSECEKCFVKKSSLLSHQNIHTEEKAFSYS, from the exons atggatatggacagagacatgatggctgagaggatattacacctcaccctagagatcctcttccggcttactggagag gattacacagtagtgaagaagacctcttctGAGTGCGGGCAGAATCCTGTGTCTGAGACATGCGGAAGACCCCTAAGCACAATGATAGGGCcttcacctcaccccctgatacacgaggacatcaatgaccaaaagatcctagaactcacctacaagatgattgagctgctgactggagag gttcctataaggtgtcaggatgtcgccgtctatttctccatggaggagtgggagtatttagaaggacacaaagatctgtacaatgaCACCGTAATGGATGTTCACCATCCCGTCATATCACCAG atctatccagtaagaggacaacaccagagagatgtccccgtcctcttcttccacagaactataaacaagaagatcccaatgctcctcaggatcatcag ggtgaagatctgacccatattaatactacagagacatatgtgagggggtatgagtggtgtaaagaggagattcctacacatgacttcccag atgactgtaccaggagatcagattatattgagatcacacaggatacaattaaagtgaatgccattactccagatataacatcatccattcacagcaaagatctatcatgTGATCCTTTGAAACATGTCCTGTCTTCTAAATCATTACCGatgactaaggaaaatcaaagtcacaaaataagcattaaaaagcaAACTGCTCCTGaagcaaagaagccattttcacgttcagaatatggaaatagttttcccctcaaaaattcattttttaaacatcaaaaaattcacacagcagaAAATAGATATTCTTGTTccgagtgtgggaaatgtttttaccagaaatcagatcttgttaggcatgagagaattcacacaggggagaagccattttcatgttcagaatgtgggaaatgttttcgagATAAATCAACTCTTTTTACACATCAAAtaactcacacaagggagaagccttttgtatgttcagaatgtgggaaatgttttaaccgtaaagTAGCTCTTTTTAAGCACCAGAGAGTTCACACagcggagaagcctttttcatgttcagaatgtgggaaaggttttaacAGGAAAGCACATCTTGATagccatcaaagaactcacacaggggagaagcctttttcatgttcagaatgtggaaaatgtttttacTGGAAATCGCGTCTTGAtatccaccagaaaacccacacaggggagaagccttttttctgttcacaatgtggaaaatgttttacagaaaaaTCAAAGTTTATCAGACAtcagataactcacacaggggagaagcctttttcatgttcagaatgcgggaaatgttttcGAGATAAATCAACTCTTTTtatacatcaaagaactcacacaggggaaaagccttttttatgttcagaatgtgggaaatgttttaaccataaatcagcTCTTTTTAAGCACcagagagttcacacaggggagaagcctttttcatgttcagaatgtgggaaatgttttaacaggaaagcgcatcttgatagccaccggagaattcacacaggggagaagcctttttcatgttcagaatgtggaaaatgttttgttgaTAAATCAAGTCTTAaaaaacatcagagaagtcacacaggggagaaacctttttcatgttcagaatgtgggaaatgttttaaccataaatctgCTCTTGATAATCACCAGAGGATTCACACAGGgaggaagcctttttcatgttcagaatgtgggaaatgttttaaccggaaagcggaCCTTGATAGGCacaagagaacccacacaggggagaaacctttttactgttcagaatgtgagaaatgttttgttaagaaatcatctcttcttagtCACCAAAACATTCACACAGAGGAGAAGGCTTTTTCATATTCTTAA